In the genome of Desulfovibrio desulfuricans, one region contains:
- a CDS encoding Fic family protein, with the protein METPHYVWQHRHWQNFEFSSEKILLPLAAVRKIQGRLLGTVAGLGIDDSLRACALSLEEDAVQTAAIEGESLDREGVRSSIAMHLGLPHAGMRPAGRATDGLVSVILDATRNYAAPLTSDRLKGWHAALFPTGHSGFNKITVGAWRTKPMQVISGPVGRQKIHYEAPNSKTLDAEMTAFFEWWAASLIQMDGIIRAALAHFYFVTIHPFDDGNGRLARSIADMALAQDEKTTMRFYSLSAQIMADRESYYEVLERTQKGSGDTTDWLLWFIGCLERAILAAEKTLDSILLKARFWKTHSEFALTERQRKVLNRLLDAGPGGFEGGLSTRKYMSMTKTSRATAWREIEDLLHKKMLQALPGGGRSTAYEVAWEQCRVEK; encoded by the coding sequence ATGGAAACGCCTCATTACGTGTGGCAGCACAGGCACTGGCAAAATTTTGAGTTCAGTTCTGAAAAAATTCTGCTGCCATTAGCTGCGGTTAGAAAGATACAAGGGCGTCTACTGGGCACCGTCGCAGGGCTGGGCATCGATGACAGCCTGCGGGCATGCGCCCTATCACTGGAAGAAGACGCCGTGCAAACCGCTGCCATTGAGGGCGAATCGCTTGACAGGGAGGGCGTGCGCTCATCCATCGCCATGCACCTTGGGCTTCCGCATGCGGGCATGCGCCCAGCGGGCAGAGCTACAGATGGGTTGGTGTCGGTAATCCTCGACGCGACGCGCAACTACGCCGCCCCATTGACCAGTGACCGACTTAAAGGCTGGCATGCGGCGCTGTTCCCGACCGGGCATTCAGGATTCAATAAAATTACCGTGGGTGCGTGGCGCACCAAGCCCATGCAGGTAATTTCCGGACCAGTGGGCAGGCAAAAAATCCACTACGAGGCCCCAAACTCAAAAACCCTTGATGCAGAAATGACGGCATTTTTTGAATGGTGGGCTGCAAGCCTCATCCAGATGGACGGGATCATCCGGGCGGCTCTGGCGCATTTTTATTTTGTAACAATCCATCCATTTGATGACGGCAACGGCAGGCTGGCCCGCAGCATAGCAGATATGGCCCTGGCGCAGGACGAAAAAACAACCATGCGATTTTACAGCCTGTCTGCGCAGATCATGGCCGACCGCGAGTCGTATTATGAAGTTTTGGAGCGCACGCAAAAAGGCTCTGGCGATACAACAGATTGGTTGCTCTGGTTTATTGGCTGTCTTGAACGCGCCATACTTGCGGCAGAAAAAACTCTGGATTCCATTCTGCTAAAAGCACGCTTTTGGAAAACCCACAGCGAATTTGCCCTTACCGAGCGGCAGCGCAAAGTGCTCAATCGGCTGCTTGATGCTGGCCCCGGCGGCTTTGAAGGTGGCCTTTCTACCCGCAAATACATGAGCATGACAAAAACATCGCGCGCGACTGCATGGCGCGAGATTGAAGACCTGCTTCATAAAAAGATGCTGCAAGCCCTACCCGGCGGGGGGCGCAGCACAGCGTATGAGGTGGCGTGGGAACAATGCCGTGTGGAAAAATAG
- a CDS encoding 4Fe-4S binding protein gives MKRIKWIRRVLQLLVIAGLCLLPWLNAAGWRGVSGSFFALDFGGLPFADPVAAAQVAAMGVLPAARLMGGAVLSLGLALLLGRVFCSWICPYGFFSELAYRLRWRRGGERLQVRQAFWGKTLLLAMGLVAALGAGFPALGIVSLPGEISLLPVLVWQGDDVWLLIGAAAVPLAALVLEFATGKRLWCRFVCPQSVLLGAAARCLPAKAPGLRIGWQVDKCSCKGKPPCQQACSLDLTPRRIGGPDRRDCTHCGDCVATCAGYGKALEWRGE, from the coding sequence ATGAAGCGGATAAAATGGATCCGGCGCGTGTTGCAACTGCTGGTAATTGCGGGCTTGTGCCTGTTGCCGTGGCTCAATGCGGCGGGCTGGCGCGGGGTGAGCGGCAGTTTTTTTGCGCTGGATTTTGGCGGGTTGCCCTTTGCCGACCCGGTAGCTGCGGCGCAGGTGGCGGCCATGGGAGTGTTGCCTGCGGCGCGGCTGATGGGCGGTGCTGTGCTGTCGCTGGGACTTGCCCTGTTGCTGGGGCGTGTTTTTTGCTCGTGGATTTGCCCTTACGGCTTTTTTTCGGAGCTTGCGTACCGTCTGCGCTGGCGGCGCGGCGGCGAGCGTCTGCAGGTGCGTCAGGCCTTTTGGGGCAAAACGCTCTTGCTGGCCATGGGGCTTGTGGCGGCGCTTGGGGCGGGCTTTCCCGCTTTGGGCATAGTGTCCCTGCCTGGTGAAATTTCTCTGCTGCCCGTGCTGGTGTGGCAGGGTGACGACGTGTGGCTGCTGATCGGGGCCGCTGCAGTGCCGCTGGCGGCGCTGGTGCTGGAGTTTGCCACGGGCAAGCGGCTGTGGTGCCGCTTTGTCTGCCCACAGTCGGTACTGCTTGGGGCTGCGGCCAGATGTCTGCCCGCTAAAGCGCCGGGCCTGCGTATTGGCTGGCAGGTTGATAAATGCAGCTGCAAAGGCAAGCCGCCCTGCCAGCAGGCCTGTTCGCTGGACCTGACCCCGCGCCGTATTGGCGGCCCAGACCGCCGAGACTGCACGCACTGCGGCGACTGCGTTGCGACCTGCGCTGGCTACGGCAAGGCGCTGGAGTGGCGGGGGGAGTAA
- a CDS encoding 4Fe-4S dicluster domain-containing protein: protein MNLFAPPLRPPGAADEESFLRKCVRCGKCVTACPYESIELAGGFGRTRRTPQVRPRKKPCYLCMKCPPVCPTGALDNSVVEMHRAGMGQAYILKTRCHNYTDGTICMTCYDRCPLRGSAVVLSGGLVPVMTTACVGCGICDYVCPVQAVEIVPASSRLKPPLAAPTEKAPGGKA from the coding sequence ATGAATCTGTTTGCGCCGCCGTTGCGCCCGCCGGGGGCTGCTGATGAGGAATCTTTTTTGCGCAAGTGCGTGCGCTGCGGCAAGTGCGTCACAGCCTGTCCGTATGAAAGCATAGAGCTGGCGGGCGGTTTTGGCCGCACCCGCCGCACGCCGCAGGTGCGCCCACGCAAAAAGCCCTGCTATCTGTGCATGAAGTGTCCGCCTGTCTGCCCCACGGGGGCGCTGGATAATTCAGTTGTGGAAATGCACCGGGCGGGCATGGGGCAAGCGTATATTCTCAAAACCCGCTGCCACAATTATACGGATGGCACCATCTGCATGACCTGCTATGACCGCTGCCCCCTGCGCGGCTCGGCGGTTGTGCTCTCGGGTGGGCTGGTGCCTGTGATGACAACTGCTTGCGTGGGCTGCGGCATCTGCGACTATGTATGCCCGGTGCAGGCCGTGGAAATTGTACCGGCGTCGTCGAGGCTCAAGCCGCCGCTGGCGGCGCCTACGGAAAAAGCGCCTGGAGGCAAGGCATGA